The Aeoliella mucimassa genome includes the window TGAGCGGCAGTTTTTCGCTCGGCACCTCTCTTACTTTCCCGGTATCGCATCCGAGCCGCGCGCTAACGAAGCAGCGGTATCGCATCGAGCCCACCACGATCGGCACTACGCAAGTAGTCGGAACGTGGTGGGCTTTTTTCGTTTCATCACCTTTAACAAGTCACTCTCAAACACCATGCAAACACTTCAAGAGTATGTCGATTCCTCTGGTCAGACGCTGCGGGTCGATGCCGACCATGGCGTGCTTCGCGGCGTGAAGCTGCTGGGGCTCACTTCGAAGAACGGCCGCACCTACCAACCACAGGCGCTGGCCGCGGCCGCTGCGTTGTACGAAGGGGCCAAAGTAAACGTAAACCATCCCAAGTCGGGCAGCAGCCCGCGCGACTACCAAGATCGGCTGGGCGCGGTCCGCCAGGTGGTGTACCGCGAAGGCGAGGGGCTATTCGCCGACTTGCATTTCAACCCCAAACACCCGCTGGCCCCGCAGCTGGCCTGGGATGCCGAGCACGCGCCGAGCCAGGTGGGGCTGTCGCACAACGTGCTGGCCCGCACTTCGCACGATGGCAACACGCTGGTGGTCGAGGAGATTACGAAGGTCGAAAGCGTGGATCTGGTCGCCGACCCAGCGACGACGCGGGGGCTGTTTGAATCGAATACCACCGAATCGAAGAACACTGAGGCGAAGACAATTGAGGCGACGCTCCGCGAGCAAGTCGCGCGACTGAAACGCGAACTGCGGATCGTCGAACTGCTGGCGAAGCATGGATTGCCGCTGCCAAGTGCCGGTGCAATCAACCCGGCAGTGTCGCCGGCGTTTCTCGAATCGCTCACCACGGCGAAAGACGAGCCGACGCTCGAAGCACTGGTGGCCGACCGCGCAGCGCTGGTTCGCCAGCCACTCGGCACGCCGGTCACGTCGCGCGAACAACATTGGTTCACCGACACGCGAGGGCAACAAGAAACCGCCGCCGAGTTCGCCGCCGCCCTGCGACGGTAACGCGAACGTTCTTTCCCTCGTACCCACATTTAATTCCCGTCCCCCTTGCGGGGAGGGGCTAGGGGAGGGGGGCACCCACGCAGTGCTTTACCACTAACAACTCCAACCAAACCTCGTACCCACGCTCCGCGTGGGCACAGACGACAGACCGCTCTGCGGTCATTGCACCTTAACTACGCATGGCCGCGGAGCGGCCGCCTAGGTATTCCCACGCGGAGCGTGGGAACGAGGGGGCTCACTGATCCCAACCAACGAATTTCATCTTCCACTTTCCTTTCCACCCAACAGTAACTCTATGACGATTCAATACGGCCTTGTTGAACAATTAGTCACAAACCTCCGTAAAAACTAACGTGGAATGGAACCACGTACCTTTTTTACGGAGATCGAACATGGCTACGAAAGAAAAACGAACCTACAAAGTCACGAACTGGAAGGAGTATAACAAGTCGCTCATCGAGCGTGGAAACATCACTATTTGGTTTAGCGACGAGGCGTTGGAGAACTGGGAACATCCTAACGACCAGACAAAAGTCGGTCGCCCTTTTGTCTTCAGCGATACGGCGATCGAGTGCTTGCTGACGATTCGCGAACTGCTGAAACTTCCCTATCGGCAGACTGAGGGATTCGGCCGCTCGCTGGTGGCGATGTTGGGCGTCGAGGCAGCGATTCCCAATTATTCTTCGCTCGCCAAGCGAGCCAGCAAGCTGAATGTTTCGCTCGATATCGCTAACAAGAGGGGCGACATCGATATCGTGGTGGATAGCACCGGCATGAAAGTGTTTGGCGAGGGCGAATGGAAGATGCGGACGCATGGCAAGTCGAAGCGGCGGACATGGCGGAAGCTGCATTTGTCGGTGAATCCTG containing:
- a CDS encoding IS5 family transposase, which codes for MATKEKRTYKVTNWKEYNKSLIERGNITIWFSDEALENWEHPNDQTKVGRPFVFSDTAIECLLTIRELLKLPYRQTEGFGRSLVAMLGVEAAIPNYSSLAKRASKLNVSLDIANKRGDIDIVVDSTGMKVFGEGEWKMRTHGKSKRRTWRKLHLSVNPDTREIVAEILTENSCHDADAVPEMLEQVEQPVKKFHGDGSYDKWKVYEGLESEGIEPVIPPQHNAKIKQHGNSAEEPLPRDEAIRQIRRKGRRSWKEEVGYHRRSLAETTMYRVKQSFGSHLKNRVFENQQTEARLRCKIINQFTQLGLPQFEWS